Within Bacillus sp. FJAT-45350, the genomic segment AGCAAAAGCTCTAAGTAATATCTCATTGGCGGTTTGTTGTAACGCCTCTGACAACTTTACGGCAATAGGTGAGGCAATATTAAAAGCAAACTCCCCTTGTTCTTTCCCATAAGAATCAGGAAAGTAGCTTAAAATATCTTCTAATAAAGACTCATATGCCCATTCCTCTAAAAATGGAGGTAACTCTTTAAGAGGCAATCAAACCACCTCCATATCTAAGATTAAGAGGAACATTTCCGTAAATGGTTTCCACTATAAACTTAACAAGTACTTGATCACCCATAACTTCAAATTCGAAAGACCCCACCGAAGTGGTTCGTGAATCTATCATTAAAGCTTCCGTTACACGCCTCTCAATTTCACTTTTCTTAATATCATTATCTAATTCACTTCTCATTAAATCTTCTATTTCCACACCGAAATTTTCATCATAAGCTAAATACTTACCTTTCTCTGTACGAACACAAGCATATGCCCACTGAGCATATGCTTGTAAATCCGAAACCGTT encodes:
- a CDS encoding DUF2634 domain-containing protein, translating into MLYPAFELPDELNEALESQEAIYDISLQVPRRDFETGEFVTDPTGRIVTVSDLQAYAQWAYACVRTEKGKYLAYDENFGVEIEDLMRSELDNDIKKSEIERRVTEALMIDSRTTSVGSFEFEVMGDQVLVKFIVETIYGNVPLNLRYGGGLIAS